A stretch of DNA from Oryza brachyantha chromosome 4, ObraRS2, whole genome shotgun sequence:
CACGCCCAATATTAGAGTTGGCTAAGGCTGCACCGACTTAAGTTGTGCACAGGCGGAGTGACACATTTAGTGTTATAATAATTATCATCATCAACGCTAATTATTATTACtctcttcgtttcataatgttaGACTTTCTACCATTGCttttattcatatagatgctaataaatctagacacatatataaattatgtatatatttatcaataaatgaatttaggcaagactagaaagtcttacggtaggaaacggaggcagtagcacttaatgttttttaactctaaagtaaaataataatattaattcaaaGTTTTGAATTATAGTAAAAGGtttaaatttagggttgaaaatatcaaattctGGGTATAACTTTTCAATTCAAATTGGAGAATCTGAGTTGAAAGTTTTGAAAATTATTGGTAGAAAATTTACTCGAATAGTTGAAAATTCTTGCAGAGAACCATGGTTTTCAGAAATAACAAGAGAAATGGAATGCATACTGTAAAAACTCATACTCCCACTGGTTCAACAATCATTTGGTATGTTGTACGCTACCATGGGAGGTCCATAGACAGAAGTGGGCTGCTCTCCATGGATTTATCCACGACACTGTCCCCGTGGTACAACTTCAATGGCTGAATGTTAAGCATTTCTTCCTGACTGCTCCCCTCCTGAAGCAATTGCATATGATCCCTCAAAGCCTTTTCACTTTTCAGGGACAGATGTTCTTTCATTAGCCTTCTGAGCGCTTCAAGTTCAATTGCTACTTCTATCATTCTTGGCCTCTCTTCCCCTTTAAGCTTCAAACACTTCAGAATCAACTGCGACACCACATTAACATGCCTCATTCCAGCTTCCTTCACCACGACACAGTCCACTATCTCCTGTAGTCGATTCTGCTGGGCAAGTGTCATGAAATGCGAAGCCAGATTTATCCCTTCCTCTTGCCTTTGATAAGATATCGGTTTCTGTCTAGTTAGTAGCTCGACAAGAACCACACCGAAACTATACACATCGCTCTTGTCAGTTAGCTGGCTGGTGTAAAAATACTCAGGGTCCAAGTATCCTAATGTTCCTTGTACCAAGGTTGTTACATGTGTCTGATTGGAAGGGACTAACCTTGAAGCTCCAAAATCCGATACCTTTGCAGTGTAGTTCGCATCGATTAGTATATTGGCAGACTTGACATCCCGGTGGATGATCGGCACCTTTCTTGCTAAGTGTAGATTTGCGAGAGCTGATGCAGTTTCAGCTGCTATCCTGAGCCGATGCTCCCATGAAATCTGTACCAAATTGCTATTATGAAGGTGGTAGAACAGAGCTCCATTTGATATAAATTCATAAACCAGTAAGGGTACTTGGGTCTCAAGACAGCAGCCCAGTATCTTGACCACATTTTTGTGATCAATTTGTGAGAGAACAATCAACTCGTTGATAAATTGCTCCATTTGGCTCTGATCCACAAGCTTTGACTTCTTGATAGCTACAATGGTTTGATCAGATAATATCCCCTTATACACTGTACCATATCCACCTCGACCAACAATACGATCATCACTAAAGTTGTTTGTTGCATCTTCGAGCTCACTGGTAGTGAATATCCTTGTAGGCGCTTGGTGAGCGAATATCTGTTGTTGCAGTAACAAACCACCATTCTGCAAGAAGTATCGCTGTTTCTGCTTTGCAAGCCTCCTCTTCTTTACTATCCAATAAGTCCAAaagccaagaacaaggagaACAACCATCAAACCTAGGCTTCCACCTAAAATGTGCATTTGAAACCTGAAGGAATTACTACTACTTCATGTGTTTGTTTTGATTAAAAGGGTTTCAAAAGAGATAgcaaaattaatattgaggGTGACTTGCCTACAATAGACAACATTGATGTATCTCTTTTACACCCAGTTCCCTGCTTCTTGCCATCTCCTGTCATGCCCATTGGACATGTACAATTGTAACCACCAAATATATTGATGCACTTGTGAGTGCAGGGGTGGTTCTTCTCGTCTTTGCATTCGTCAATATCTTAACAGTCAAAAGTGTGAGATAAAGCCAAAAAAGGATATCTGAATAAGGCACGCTAGCCAATAGTTATTGGCAACCAGGAGGGATAGATCATCGACGACGGAAAGCATGACAGCCTTATTTTCCGTTTctgtttttacttataaactaaaattttaatttttaattttaaatttgaagtttttaattgtaatttattttaacccatttaaatcattaaggaacacgtatataaaaattttatccataaattatcttttatttatgagcaattttacagtccaataaaaagtaacaaaatatacctcaaggtaccggtacttcgtgataccaaatcgtttctgatcgttgtaTCTAGCCACACACAttctacttagctagatccaatggtaagaaataatttgataaggtactttttgttaaaccggagcaaatcttatttattcaacaaaaagtatcttgatgCATTGAATCGTTTCCCACCATTGGATTTAGCTGAGCAGGAAGTCACTGTTAGATCTAAtgatcagaaacaatttgaCACCATGGGTACCaatacctcaagatattttttactatttttcattagactaaagcaaatctctttataaatatatacgtCAAACAATGAGGGCCTGAATTTATTACCTTGACATCCACCAAGCCCCTCCACGTACGGGTTCCCAGCAAAACCTTCAGAGCAGTTGCACCGATACCCACCGTTTCCGGTTCCACCATCCTCCACATCATAGCATTCAGTATTCCCCATGCACTTGTAGCCGGTCCTGAGAGCGCGGCGTGACTCGTTGCAACTGCTCCCCTGTATATACCAGTCGAGCACCATCGTTAGGTTACCCGTCCCCACGTCTCCGTGCAGGTCATCCCTGGAGAACGTGTACGACTTCGCGATGAACGCCTTGCTGCAccatgtgctgctgctgctgttgctacTGTTGCTCCTCGACCTCGAGGACGGCATCAGCTGGTTCCGTATGCTGGTGAACTCCAGGTCCAGCGTCCTGAGCCCCTTGGGCACCGACGACTGGCAACATCCCACGCCGGAGCACTGCCCGCCGACGATGCTTCCCTCGGAGGCGCAGAACGACACGCACCCGCCGAGGTATCGGCTggccgtgctgctgctggcatCTTGGTCGCTGGTGTTTCTGATCATCGCCATGGCGTCGCAGCCCACGACGGTGAACTTGTTCTGCGTCTCGGAGAACTGGTAGCCCACGAAGGATGCGCTCCTGAGGTCGAGCGATCTCTGGCTGTTGTTAGGGCAACGGGATGAGTATATGGTTTGGGCAGTCACATGCACGTACCCCTCGAGCAGGGAGATATCGAGGACGCTGTAGTTACCAACACCAAGCGAAATCGTTGGGCCTGCTTGACCACATGATTCCGCAAAGCCTGGCAGCTGCGTAAAAGGATATGGGATTAAAACCGAGCTGTTGGGGCACCTGATTGGGCTGAACTGGGAAGAACTGCTCGAGGAGAACGACGGCATGAACAAACAGAGTAGGAGGAACTGCACAAGAACCGTGGAGGAAACCATGTGCACTTGCTTATCAGAACGAGAAATTGAAGCTGATGCACAGCTACACAGGGATCAAACTCAAGCAACCGAGCGTGTTCATAGCTTCATATACCCGTCATCAATTTTATAAGTGCGCAAAGGGCTACATGCCTGTTTCGTTTGTCACACCAAAAGGTGCAGGCTCCTCCTCCAGTGATCAGTCACGACCATTCTGCCTAATGTCTCAGGAGGAATAGCTGGGGAAAATTGCGTTTGCAATTGGATGGAGTGATACGATGTTTTGACTGAGGATTGGTCGCCGAagggtatatttacaaacaaaaactagtttatgaataatatatatatatataattagtgatgctgaaaaataaaatatgatgaaaaccTTTAAAATCAAACTTCAATAAAAGATTAGTTTATAAGtctaaacaaaagaaaaagaaaaggacgtGAATCGATGTGAAAGCAGTTAGTACTGTAGTGAGTAGGACCTTTTTTCGGTAATATACCCAGGTATTCAACCGAGCTCACGCCGTAATGTACTAGTTGCCCCAAGACACGTTTTGCTCCGATTTCAGACCAGCagaaattttatcatcctttaAGAAGATATTGGAacgtattattttttaatataaaatttggtacctctaatta
This window harbors:
- the LOC102705902 gene encoding wall-associated receptor kinase 2-like, whose protein sequence is MVSSTVLVQFLLLCLFMPSFSSSSSSQFSPIRCPNSSVLIPYPFTQLPGFAESCGQAGPTISLGVGNYSVLDISLLEGYVHVTAQTIYSSRCPNNSQRSLDLRSASFVGYQFSETQNKFTVVGCDAMAMIRNTSDQDASSSTASRYLGGCVSFCASEGSIVGGQCSGVGCCQSSVPKGLRTLDLEFTSIRNQLMPSSRSRSNSSNSSSSTWCSKAFIAKSYTFSRDDLHGDVGTGNLTMVLDWYIQGSSCNESRRALRTGYKCMGNTECYDVEDGGTGNGGYRCNCSEGFAGNPYVEGLGGCQDIDECKDEKNHPCTHKCINIFGGYNCTCPMGMTGDGKKQGTGCKRDTSMLSIVGGSLGLMVVLLVLGFWTYWIVKKRRLAKQKQRYFLQNGGLLLQQQIFAHQAPTRIFTTSELEDATNNFSDDRIVGRGGYGTVYKGILSDQTIVAIKKSKLVDQSQMEQFINELIVLSQIDHKNVVKILGCCLETQVPLLVYEFISNGALFYHLHNSNLVQISWEHRLRIAAETASALANLHLARKVPIIHRDVKSANILIDANYTAKVSDFGASRLVPSNQTHVTTLVQGTLGYLDPEYFYTSQLTDKSDVYSFGVVLVELLTRQKPISYQRQEEGINLASHFMTLAQQNRLQEIVDCVVVKEAGMRHVNVVSQLILKCLKLKGEERPRMIEVAIELEALRRLMKEHLSLKSEKALRDHMQLLQEGSSQEEMLNIQPLKLYHGDSVVDKSMESSPLLSMDLPW